A region from the Arachis ipaensis cultivar K30076 chromosome B01, Araip1.1, whole genome shotgun sequence genome encodes:
- the LOC107629683 gene encoding phosphatidylinositol 4-kinase gamma 5, producing the protein MSSKLDSPIQTQMAVAVMRSPLSTEYRGGNKSIEGEKQPAGRRRVFVQTDTGCVLSMELDRGDNAHTVKRRLQVALNVPTEQSSLTFGDLVLKNDLSAVRKDSPLLLTRNLIHRSSSTPCLSPTGRDMQQRDKSGIIEILGQSNHLNRMKDMVKDVVKAIKMGADPIPVHSGLGGAYYFLNSRGENAAIVKPTDEEPFAPNNPKGFVGKALGQPGLKRSVRVGETGFREVAAYLLDYEHFANVPPTALVKITHSIFNVNDGVNGNNTQRKKLVSKIASFQQFIPHDYDASDHGTSSFPVAAVHRIGILDIRILNTDRHAGNLLVRKLGSFDQVDLIPIDHGLCLPEALEDPYFEWIHWPQASIPFSEDELSYIAKLDPAQDCDMLRAELPMIREACLRVLVLCTIFLKEAAAFGLCLAEIGEMMTREFRSGEEEPSELEVVCLEARKMLVEREELSPSPRTDLGEDYFQFDIDCDEAGSDFNPKMAMDDPLTRSPKPIFGNGYARSPLSKLDESIEEGEEGSDGEYPEGPANPTHDGNIPPVSKLSVSLKNTMLSEASQKHQTYFGGKSDTDAYFANTSSGHRSANEQLPASISFVKLVDMTEDEWTMFLEKFVDLLYPAFARRKSITLGQRQRQRLGTSCQF; encoded by the coding sequence ATGTCTAGTAAATTGGACAGCCCAATTCAAACCCAGATGGCTGTGGCAGTGATGAGGAGCCCTTTAAGCACGGAGTACCGTGGGGGGAACAAGAGCATTGAAGGAGAGAAGCAACCTGCTGGGAGGAGAAGGGTTTTTGTGCAAACCGATACCGGGTGTGTCCTGAGCATGGAATTGGATCGAGGTGACAATGCACATACTGTGAAGAGGAGGCTGCAGGTTGCCCTTAATGTGCCTACTGAACAGAGCTCACTAACATTTGGGGATTTGGTCTTGAAGAACGACCTTAGTGCTGTACGGAAAGATTCGCCCCTTCTTCTCACAAGGAATCTTATTCATAGGAGCTCATCCACACCGTGCTTGTCACCTACCGGACGCGATATGCAGCAAAGGGACAAGAGTGGGATTATTGAGATATTGGGGCAGTCAAATCACCTTAATAGGATGAAAGATATGGTCAAAGACGTTGTGAAGGCAATTAAGATGGGGGCAGATCCAATTCCTGTTCATAGTGGGCTTGGGGGTGCTTACTATTTCCTGAATAGCCGTGGTGAGAATGCAGCAATTGTGAAACCAACTGATGAGGAGCCTTTTGCCCCAAACAATCCGAAAGGTTTTGTTGGTAAAGCTCTTGGACAACCAGGTCTGAAGCGCTCGGTTCGGGTGGGGGAAACAGGGTTCAGGGAGGTTGCTGCTTATCTTCTTGACTATGAACATTTTGCAAATGTGCCTCCCACTGCCTTGGTGAAGATAACTCACTCAATTTTTAACGTCAATGACGGGGTCAATGGGAACAACACTCAAAGGAAAAAGCTGGTTAGCAAGATTGCCTCTTTCCAGCAGTTCATACCTCATGACTATGATGCAAGCGACCACGGGACATCAAGCTTCCCAGTCGCTGCTGTGCACCGTATAGGGATATTAGACATTAGGATTCTTAATACAGATAGGCATGCTGGCAATTTGTTAGTTAGAAAGCTTGGGAGTTTTGATCAAGTAGATTTAATTCCCATTGATCATGGTCTTTGCCTACCAGAAGCTTTGGAGGATCCTTATTTTGAATGGATTCATTGGCCTCAGGCTTCAATTCCTTTCTCTGAGGACGAACTTTCTTACATTGCGAAGCTGGATCCTGCTCAAGATTGTGACATGCTACGTGCTGAACTTCCCATGATCCGAGAGGCGTGTCTTCGGGTCTTAGTACTCTGCACCATTTTCCTCAAGGAAGCAGCTGCTTTTGGTCTGTGTCTTGCTGAAATTGGTGAGATGATGACTAGGGAATTTCGCAGTGGTGAGGAGGAACCCAGTGAGTTGGAGGTTGTTTGTTTGGAGGCAAGGAAGATGCTGGTGGAGAGGGAAGAACTGTCTCCCTCCCCGAGGACTGACTTGGGAGAAGACTACTTCCAGTTTGATATAGACTGTGATGAAGCTGGGTCTGATTTCAATCCAAAGATGGCCATGGATGATCCTTTAACAAGATCACCTAAACCCATTTTTGGAAATGGGTATGCTCGCAGCCCCCTCTCGAAACTGGATGAGAGCATTGAAGAGGGAGAAGAGGGCAGTGATGGCGAATATCCTGAAGGTCCTGCCAATCCTACCCATGACGGAAATATCCCACCCGTTTCAAAACTTTCTGTGTCACTGAAGAACACCATGCTAAGCGAGGCAAGCCAGAAACATCAGACATACTTTGGAGGGAAATCCGATACTGATGCCTATTTTGCAAATACATCATCTGGTCATAGGAGTGCCAATGAGCAGCTTCCTGCAAGCATAAGCTTTGTGAAGTTGGTTGATATGACTGAGGATGAATGGACTATGTTTCTGGAGAAGTTTGTAGATCTGCTGTATCCGGCATTTGCGAGGAGGAAATCCATTACCTTAGGTCAAAGACAGAGGCAGAGGCTTGGTACGTCGTGCCAGTTTTGA
- the LOC107629841 gene encoding uncharacterized protein LOC107629841 has translation MSEASKSLGGHERVGPDYFGYYSSEVVNLLSQDEDVLSVATDASEVPQNKCGEGKENNAVDSNGNCSGELFSDGIGAGLSDLKKDRLRSLLRQSVTTLSSEVDEVVDPVFAIHQLQSKQRSKKQTLDHTAVASNNAQHIPCKKSKILSPPSSASLHEQFSDVNPTCSTEVNDDLQFLLENDSVEVQEMVKNCANELNGTLEYMEKQLEVLLDAVTSKCRPMTLGERQQLQRMIQKLPAKNLDRIAEIICRSRPTEQPNCDKIFVDLEKEDNATLWRLYYYVEAVEKAKTLSCTPEV, from the exons ATGTCGGAAGCGTCGAAAAGTTTGGGTGGCCATGAAAGAGTAGGACCTGATTACTTTGGTTATTATTCTTCTGAAGTTGTTAATTTGTTGTCACAAGATGAGGATGTTTTGTCTGTTGCTACTGATGCGTCCGAGGTGCCTCAAAATAAGTGTGGAGAAGGAAAAGAGAACAATGCAGTTGATAGCAATGGCAATTGTTCCGGGGAATTGTTCAGTGACGGCATTGGAGCTGGACTTTCAGACCTGAAAAAGGACAGATTAAGATCACTGCTCAGACAGAGTGTCACTACTCTTTCGTCCGAAGTTGATGAG GTGGTAGACCCTGTTTTTGCTATACATCAATTGCAATCTAAACAAAGAAGTAAAAAACAGACGCTGGATCATACAGCTGTTGCATCAAACAATGCTCAGCATATTCCTTGTAAAAAGTCCAAGATCTTATCACCACCCTCTTCAGCTAGCCTCCATGAACAATTTAGTGATGTCAATCCCACATGCAGTACAGAG GTGAATGATGATCTCCAGTTTCTATTAGAGAATGACAGTGTCGAGGTTCAGGAGATGGTGAAGAACTGTGCAAATGAACTGAATGGAACA TTGGAATACATGGAAAAACAACTGGAGGTACTACTTGATGCTGTAACGTCGAAGTGCAG GCCCATGACCCTTGGGGAGAGGCAACAGCTTCAGAGAATGATTCAGAAACTACCAGCAAAAAATCTTGACCGAATCGCTGAGATAATTTGTCGAAGTAGGCCTACAGAACAACCAAATTGTGATAAAATCTTTGTTGATCTGGAAAAAGAG GATAATGCTACACTTTGGAGACTGTATTATTATGTTGAAGCTGTTGAGAAAGCCAAAACACTCTCTTGCACTCCAGAGGTTTAG
- the LOC107629501 gene encoding methyltransferase-like protein 13 has translation MALEAGAFESIHPSRFICFTIPNPSCSDSLLRVAVLDSHIQPADDSPQVGGMLVPDGREADWIFSTESGHSQLLYSSQGISRLILVGNQLKEGDCTSNIYHRPLECSLHQQGFEVWSKPLLLALSPRSLFKNGIPEIPLLNYEDNLISSVVIHRCVGCLVGEMLVEDVEIEIESENGIHHSSLKREFRRRLRFKRMPNLIQTEIHIVPETDHSCDGVSIKDVEFMLDHRVLVHPYLAPMVASLSLISENIARQIQDGFKPKALCLGVGGGALLTFLTTQLGFEVTGVENDGEVLSVAKHYFGLEADESIRVVIGDGIEFTKKIAYHKKMHNGSSFASSEHNDFDHFLDAKISPNFDVVMVDLDSRDIRNDTSSPPLEFVRRDVLLAAKSILSENGILVINVIPLSKSFYESLENHLHEVFCELHKIDVRNGENFVLIAAVSPQISPVSDHCDSFLMQLKSVIPESWINSISKI, from the coding sequence ATGGCCCTTGAAGCAGGAGCATTCGAAAGCATTCATCCTTCTCGCTTTATCTGCTTCACTATACCGAATCCATCTTGTTCAGATTCGCTGCTCCGAGTTGCTGTGCTTGACTCACATATCCAACCTGCTGATGACAGCCCTCAAGTTGGTGGCATGTTAGTTCCGGATGGCCGTGAAGCGGATTGGATCTTCTCTACCGAATCAGGTCATTCTCAGCTTCTGTATAGTTCTCAGGGAATATCTCGTTTAATTTTGGTAGGAAACCAATTGAAGGAGGGTGATTGTACATCGAATATTTATCATCGTCCATTAGAATGTTCATTGCATCAGCAGGGATTCGAGGTGTGGTCTAAGCCTCTTCTCTTGGCTTTGTCTCCTAGATCTCTGTTCAAGAATGGTATCCCTGAGATACCCCTTTTGAATTATGAAGATAATTTAATTTCTAGTGTAGTAATTCATCGATGTGTTGGATGTCTTGTTGGTGAGATGTTGGTTGAAGATGTTGAAATTGAAATCGAAAGTGAGAATGGTATTCATCATAGTAGCCTTAAAAGAGAGTTTCGAAGGCGGTTGAGGTTTAAGAGGATGCCTAATTTGATTCAAACAGAGATTCATATAGTTCCAGAAACAGACCATAGTTGTGATGGTGTAAGCATCAAAGATGTGGAGTTTATGCTTGATCATCGGGTTTTGGTGCATCCTTACTTGGCCCCAATGGTGGCTAGTCTTTCGTTGATCAGCGAAAACATCGCAAGGCAAATTCAAGATGGGTTTAAACCAAAAGCTTTATGCCTTGGGGTTGGAGGTGGAGCTTTGCTTACTTTCTTGACAACTCAATTGGGTTTTGAGGTCACGGGTGTGGAGAACGACGGCGAAGTTTTGAGTGTGGCAAAGCACTATTTTGGATTGGAAGCTGATGAATCTATTCGAGTTGTTATCGGAGATGGAATTGAATTTACGAAGAAGATTGCATACCACAAAAAGATGCACAATGGTAGTTCTTTTGCTAGTTCCGAGCATAATGATTTTGATCACTTTTTAGATGCCAAGATCAGCCCTAATTTTGATGTTGTTATGGTAGATCTAGATTCAAGAGACATACGAAACGACACTAGTTCGCCGCCGTTGGAATTTGTCAGAAGGGATGTTCTTCTTGCTGCTAAATCAATTCTGTCCGAAAACGGAATTCTTGTTATTAATGTCATTCCTCTGAGCAAGTCCTTCTATGAGTCCCTGGAAAACCATTTGCATGAAGTTTTCTGTGAACTGCACAAGATAGATGTAAGAAATGGCGAAAATTTTGTTCTTATTGCTGCTGTATCGCCTCAGATTTCTCCTGTTTCGGATCATTGCGATTCATTTCTCATGCAATTGAAATCAGTGATTCCAGAATCATGGATAAATTCCATAAGCAAGATATGA